The DNA segment CTGccgtttgggtatatttatgaggGAGATTAATACATTAAAGATTGTTAAGTAGctacagggttacaggaggaaggcaagaatatggtgttggaataaaaatcaaccATGGTTGAATGATGGGGCAGATCAGAAGGATTGAATCATCTGAATCTGTTCCTTCTGCctgaccatgactgaatgatggctccttctgatTCCATATCGTTTTGTGACGTGtgtgggacaataaaagattgctcactgagatcattactgtatatttgccttcaatatttaaatttcagtgagttttgttcttaatAACATGAATCGGAAATGTTTGGTTCTCTTTGTTATTGTTAATATGCTTCAATATCTTTCAATTtgaagttagacctgcagtgagagatttattggaagaaaaaccccaactggagGAAAACCACGACTGATGACGAGGgagcagcaacaagtgaaccaaccCGAGGACTGGGAGCATCAATCAGAGAGAACCCaactgactcggagattccagtgattcagtcaggagaaatttTGGTGAGTCTTACTTCCTGTTCTTTAGACATTTCATACCTGTACAGTGGAAGGTAGCAAAtagctggagtgagactgaaCATGTCCAGAAGTACCAGTTATGCCTccgtcagacccagttgcaatcactccaggtctggtaatgtgcatCCAGCAAccctttgaaaccactcccattatgtggaagtcgaatctggataaagtcactgagagactgcataagtacaaactctttattccaagcatcgggcttactcagttagtcgCTCAAACAGGAACAGTTGATGACTGTTCCCgcccaatccactaactgactaacaattccccttacaccactgATATATCCGTCCAGATACCCTCCACACAAGAAATGCTGGAGCCAAAGTTATTTACTACTTGACAAGCTGGAGCCCCTAAAGACAGAGTACAAAACagtcataatggcttacacacacacagaacagactgaagctGTACTATCTCTAGATGTGAATGTgcaaggagataagcatcctgaaaccctagctagctaccctcaagaagaaatatggctcagcatggcttagcacatctgttgattatcagcagtttctttcagaaaaacaggctgctattttttaacaaagtgttaacccttttatgcATTTTATCATTCCCTCTTTTtgatcattacatgatcaacaaagcagtaatTTTTTGCAGGGAAAGCAAATGAGTACAACATTGACTTATcagtgggaaaaaaaaaacagtgtaCAACAGTATTTATAACATTGATATGGACAACTATTAGGTCATAATGCAATATCCTGTTACATGTATTACTGAACATACCTTCAAAGACCACCACTTCGATCCTTCAGTGAACCGATGTAAATCATGCCCTGCTTTCTATCTAGTAGCTATCAATCACCTTGGCAGTGTGCTTGGAGAGGGATGTAATGTTAGTAGattcatcagggatataggtgcagcattctgtgtcaataatagcacaggtgccccctttctcagctgggataaagTCTACAATTTTGTAggactgtttgccagattgcaatcatttcagtagatatttctgttacttgggactgtgtttctgtcagggcccctgcagtgttgtggccagctcctcaagtgctgtagGTAAATTGGTTGTCTCTcgtgaattcctggctactccataggCGAGAAAAGCGATCATCCAAAAGCACTCAATCTGTTATTCCTCTCTGCTGCTGGGCACCTGCAACTAAGACCAGGATTCATGTTTCCCAGTGTAGGAAATTCCatttgatgggaacttgagataccatccctcaaaacactgACAGCCACTGTCATCTCTGACTGGACCGCAGTTCCTCACCTCACTTTCCCGGGTGTTATTTGAGAAATCCCAGGCTtagagttcctcactctggttgagcgGAATTACTGACATTGGAACCATAGTTTTACCATGCTGTGGAATTGCAGCACAAACCCAGCAGGCCCCTAGTTCTACCTGTTTGGCAgaggtgtgacagagagacagaaaggtgttgACATGGGGCCACGGATATTGTTTGAGCAATAAGGCAAAACACAAAGACCACTATCAACGAATACATTTTCCTTAAGTCCGAGAGAGCCCTTCTCCTCAGTTCCTTCTGTAACACATTTTCAGTATGTTCAATGTATCCATCGAGATTGCCCCTTCGGTTTCACAGCCGTGggagtggtcagtagcacctgatATGGTCCTGTCCActgaggtcagagttttcctcAATCACAGTTCTTGATTAGGACAAAATTCCCAGGTTCTATGGTGGGATAGTCACTCCTCTCTGTGGggtagttctcttccttgtaagccTGTCATACCTGTGAATGTAATGCTTGGAAAATTTTGGTTAGTTGGCATACATATTTCCCAATCTCTTCCCTTCAGATATGCATATCCAATTTTGCTGGTAGACTTTCTGGGAGCAATGGTACACAAGGCCTTAGTTCCCAGGGTGTCTTCATGGGCCATCTggaaatgatttcagctggtgacaaccctgttttcccctgtggggtaacCCTCATGTGGAATCAGGCTAATGGtaggaccttcaaccaagtgagtccagtctccgctgttagtctggccagtttactcttcagagtgccattggctctttccactctgccagcggcccgtgggtggtgtacaccgtggaattgttgcttgatatCTAGTTCGTTTGGTACCCCTTCGTATACTTTCAccacaaagtgtgggccattgtgagagctcagcatctctggcaggccaTACTTGGGAATTATTTCCCATAATAATAACTTCACAACAGACATAGTAGTATTAttggtagttggaatagcttcaatgcatctactaaacacatctataatatctaagcagtatctatagcaatgtactctaggcaattcaataaaatcaacttgtagacacCTGGCAAGGGACTCGTACCCAGTGTGCAGGgtacaggttaccaaccattcccCCCTTTCCCGGGTGTGTCAAATCATGTATATGATCgaccaatattggtaaaaactgtgtaggaacacaaacctgtcccgcTGGAGTAATACAAATAGCTAGGTTGGGTTCTTTCTagcaccccatctgggaccacaaTTTGCGCTGCTGCTCAGAGATGTCCCCATGAAAAGTATGTACCTCCCACATGTCTGGCTAACCTGTTCTGCTTATGTCACAGAGGGTTGCCTGATGGGAACCCGAGGAGACTACAACTACTAGGATTGTGCCACACTTTTCGCTGTCTCATCTGCTAAAGCATTGCATTTAGTGACTCAGTCAACATGTGGGTGTGGGTCGCTCATTAAATAACAGCCAAAgctcgaggtagctgtagagcggtgagtaagttgtttacaaaggtgacattactaatggggtggccagaggaagacaggaatccccatgttcccagagagccccgtagtcacgtacaattccaaatgcataacgggagtctgtgtaaacgttcccactttagtctgttgctgggatacaggcacgaatcagagcaaacagctcagccttctgggcagagacagctgcttcaaaagaggccttCTCAATTACTTCACTGTATGTCACTATTGTATAGTCAGAATATCATTTTCCTGatggatccacaaaagagcttccatcctCAAGGAACGTTACCTCAGGCTAGAGGGGGTTTTGAGGaagggatgggagagtctgtccttctttcacggtGATCCAGACCGGGGGCAGTTGGTGCAGTCAACTTCATTGCCTGAAATTGAGCAGAGATTGTGTGCAATGTCTTGGGTTCAGTCAATTTTAAAAGAGAGTCTTACCAGATGTCCCGTCTTCACCTCAATGTCCTTCCAGTATCGGAGTTGGCCCAcggccaagtcttgccagtctctcttggtgctggaggcttgtttcctCAGGGTGAAGGCAATGAACTCTAGGCTCTTTGacttgaacccagggcaaaccctaaCGATGGTATGGGGAGCCACCAGTCCTGTCTGTCACAAAAGGAAATCCGGAACTTCGGCCAGTGATGTGCTGCCctcttttccttaatcctgtccaatcACCATGACTGGGAACTTCCCTCGCTCGAGGGGTGTATAATATTGGCTTTCCTCAATGAGCACCCCGTAGTGTCATAGCACAGAATCACATGAGGGTCGGCCGCTGACGGAAGGGGTTCAAACGCGGTGGAGTCCAGATTAAGTGCCCACCACTGGGGATTCAGAAACTGGGGAAGCTGTCGGTTGTTCACTAGTCCCAGGGTGATGCCCTTATCTgtgtctccactcctcctgtcctccacaatcagctcctttgtttttgtgataatgagggagagtttgttttcttgataccagtcagatattgttcagacctcagacagagtctGCAatcaaatggttcagcatggtgcGATGAATATGCTGaactgtgtatatcacaatgcaagaagcctcgtaggaaagccagatgagctcaggacagggaattatgatattgtggccattataggggcttggttgcacccaacagtctgagggatttagaggaacaaatttgcagagcggtcacagaccatgccaagaaacaaaggttgagattgtaagcgattttaactttccatatattgactgggactcccatactgtaaaaggactagatgaggtagagtttgtcaaatgtgcccttaattggTACGTAAAATtcctgatgtagaagtgtgcaataagctgtaaGGCAATGaccagggctggtgacagaaattagtgttcataatgccatgaaattcaaaataaagatgaaaaaagagaggtctggaccatgggttgagattctaaattggagagaggtcaattttgatggtatcagaaaggatctgacaagtgtggattgggacatgctgttttctgacaaaggagtactttgtaagtgggaggccttcagaagtgaaattttgagggtgtagaGACTTTATGTGCCTAACTGTGTAACAGTTGAAacgtaactggtgcagggaatcTTGGCTTTCTGGTTATATTGAAGCCCCGGATATTTCGTTCCTTtaaatgcctcagacttttgggtgcaaccaagactcattaatcatcatccatgccctgagctcatctgaacattttcattgtcttctgttggtttctcgCTTCCCAATagattttgctcttttgtttgccctctctttggcttttatgttggctttagctTCTCAATTCAACTATGGTTGTGTCCTCCTGGtttccaatgctttcacttcCTTGGGATATGtcgatcactcagctcctgaattgctcccagaaattccagctattgctgctccgttgtcactccaaccttttcccttccaaacaagtttgtccagcttctctgtcatagaatAATGGAGACGTTCaaaatggaaacaggccatttggcccatctagtcaatgccaaaaaaacatttaagctgtctatTGCAACTAACTGCACCgagaccatcgccctccatacacctaccatccaggcttCCATCAAAACCTCTTTGAAATGGTGAAACCGAGCTcgtattcaccacttgtgctgacatgtcattgcacactctcacgaccatttcagtaaagagcttttccataTGTTCCCATTAagttttcaccttccccacttacccatgacctctggttgccatcccacccaacctcagtggaaaaagctgcttgcatttacccgatctataccctcataatcttgtatacttctGACAATTTCCCAAAGCTATGTACAAtgtccttgtttatgtttagagccttttttacgtgtataggatgatgaggggcattgatcatgtggataggtagaggtttattcccagggctgaaatggctaacacgaaggggcatagttttatggtgcttagAAATAGATAccgagaggatgtcaggggtaagatttttacccagagagtggtgggtgcgtggaatgcactgcaggctatttgtgtgagagtattTCAGTTACAGTGGGGCCAGGAGCCCGTGCTGctcagtgggaagagggagcaATACCAATggcgagagtcaaactgagccaggtcacagattggagttGGGAgagatgccccattcttatagagacaggaagagcatcagagagtttgatggtcattccaggtaccagcactgtgcccagttagaagatgatttctctctccaacttgggttgaacttcactgtaagaGTGTGTtgccagatcacaccttgacaactcaagtgatctcatatgAAAAGTTGCCCCAcacacattgatggattttgtaaatctttttacaggctaAAAACAAGGAATTTATCTACGGGAATTTCGAACACAACATGCcaattttgctgtctctgtccagatatttaagaagtggagcaagggattcactcgatcatccttcctgctcaggctgtggggagggattcacttggtcatctgaccgactggcaAAGCGGAAATTTTacacggggagaggccgttcatttgCTCAGACTGTGAGAATGGATTCAGTGGGTCTTCTCAACTGaatgtacatcagcaagttcacactggacaaggccattcacctgttctgtgagtgagaagggattcagtcgtcttcccacctgtggacacaccaatcagttcacactgggcagagggtggggaaggattcactcggtcatctgacttcatggatcaccagcgagttcacactgaggagcggcctttcacctgctcggactgtgggaaaggattcacctactcatcccaactgaagatacatcagcgaattcacactggagagaggccattcacctgctcagactgtgggaagggattcacacaattAGCTggcctacaagcacaccagtctgttcacactggggagaggccattcacctgctcagactgtgggaagggattcacttcgtcatctcaactgaaggtacatcagcgagttcacactggggagaggccgttcaactgctcagactgtggaaagggattcacacagttagctaacctacaagcacaccagtcagttcacactggggagagaccgttctcttgcttagactgtgggaagggattcaattcATCATCTaaactgaaagtacatcagcaagttcacactggggagaggccattcacctgctcagactgtgggaagggattcacacagttagctaacctacaagcacaccagtcaattcacactggagagtggccgTTCAAATgcttagaatgtgggaaggggttcattcggtcatctcaactgaaggtacatcagtcagttcactctggagagaggccattcacctgctcaaactgtgggaagggattcactttgtcatctcaactgaaggtacatcagcgagttcacactggggagaggccgttcacctgctcagactgtgggaagggattcacacagttatctggcctgcaagcacaccagtcagttcacactggcgagaggccgttcaactgctcagactgtggtaagGGATTCACACGGTTATCTAGCCTGCAAGCACACCAttcagttcacactggcgagaggccattcacctgctcagtctgtgggaagggattcactctatcatcttgcctactgacacaccagtcagttcacactggagagtggccattcacctgctcacactgtgggaagggattcactcggtcatctcaactgaaggtacatcagcgagttcacactggggagaggccattcacctgcttggactgtggaaagggattcacttcgtcatctcaactgaaagtccatcagcgagttcacactggggagaggccgttcacttgctcagactgtgggaagggattcactcagttagctacTCTACAAGCACACCatttagttcacactggggagaggccattcaactgctcagactgtgggaagggattcactcggtcatctcaattgaaggtacatcagcgagtacacactggggagaggccattcacctgctcagactgtgggaagggattcacacagttagctggcctacaagcacaccagtcagttcacactgaggagaggccgttcacctgcatattctgtgggaagggattcactcaatcatctcaattgaaggtacatgAGCGAATTCACAcaggtgagaggccattcacctgctcagactgtgggaagggattcactcggtcatctcgcctactgacacaccagtcagttcacactggagagagaccgTTAACCTCCTGTTAATGTGGGAatgtattcactcagtcatctatcCTTATGTAACTCTTACTCCGGCTAgtagcttaatatagggggtgatagccccctaGCTCGGCCAAATGTGTGTGGATGCTGCGCcgcgtcccctgttacaaatcaataccccaaaataacaaacagtacacaagatGTGAttcataattcttactttgactaaagggttagtaaagtaaaaaaaaagggcCCACTCTCCCCATTTGTGGCTTCTCATCTCTCCACAGCAAAAGCCCATGAAATTCTCTCattcagactcacaagaaagaacatttctgtcattggatagcccagcactccaaaaccctgttatctctagttgtatcctaaacattgctgctgcagagaaaccactacctcagcagtgaaacattacagagaggtcattacattagcagtgaaaccttacagtgtgttacacttaCAACACACTACCGGattcacacaggggagaaagtttcaataagcttcatgctggatatttgtccatcaccattgctgaatgctATTTTGAGAGTGATTGTAAGtgttgaactctgcaattattgctgctgctcaccacacccagttctgcaccctggtcactgggcctgggaggagtttcttctgctgcatattcacctttaatgggactagaTCTGTGACAAATGAATCAGTTCTATCTTAAGCACTGTCTCTgttacttagtgaatttataacacacctagtgtacagtagagagtcaactcaggctggctgaaccctgccagtgattctgttccacaacagatctttcaaatcctcccctgttgttcacctctcactctccctgggaTGAGGTCCAAATAGtcatcactctgtgggtgaatatgtttcccttgaatttcttgcaggctgaagaagtcgagctgactgcagttctgtctgagatgttctttgcccctctaatctctgggctgaggaagaatgacattgggagTTAACCTCCTTAATCACGACTCATGTCCAATTATGGGTCACTTTCCCCACTTCTAAAATGTTGTTAGcgaacaccactgtcctctaaagactgaaagcagagtgGGAAGTCATCAATTGGATTTTCAATGAAgctgggtcagaaaccagagggagGTCTGCACAGAGCAGAATTTGGGGCCCTGGACGATGTTCGGGGTgagaacgtatgatgaggagagGGGATTCAGCAACAGGGCATGTCAACGAATGACATTTGGAAGCAGATTGACAGAGAAAGTAATTAGGTtatctgactgatgacacaaacactACCTGTGGTGAGGTGTTCCACTGGCTGAGGAACATGTGTGTTAGGAATGGTTTTATCTATTGggggagttgttcctgcttgtttatcctgtaatattataaccAGATGGATTgacctatctgaaataatgtattgatgatCATATAATTTGCAAGATTTtggctctaaaactggatcaggcttgaatttatggtgTTTTCATGAGGTGATGGAGggcattcatgagtttgtattttaaagcaagattttggtgaaagatatttgccacttgattgtacctgcgtaagtaatcagattgagttaaactgctgcaggatcctagaatgtgttggactgtgtctggtttctcttggccttTTCTGCACTTACTGCTTCGTTTGTTTGTATTTCATGAAGTTTCGATTTGTTTTACTTTTGTTACCCACCTCGTCCTGTATTTCCGCAAGGaactcctctgtttctgggaagaagtctccaactctcagtcaggtgctcgatgcttccttgtcaccatctcgtctgctcagatcattgggatgtctcccatggagggtcatacacatttcactggttaatgttttcatccagagtgatgatttatttttctgagcCAGGTTGTCATTTAAGTTTTatggtctgtatttcttatcataattgcatatacacacatggagtcagttcagttcctccgccatatcCTTATCTCCATTTACAatttctccaacatcattttctttcagtcctatatctacctcACCTGtttttttactccttatatacttgaaaaagattttagtatcctttttgatattatttgctatctTTCTTTCATAGTTCTTCTTTTCTCTATTAATGACCTTACTTTTCTTtcgtaagtttttaaaaaaaacttcccaatcctctgtcttcacactaagttttgcttccttgtatgccctctgctttgcttttactttggctttgacttctcttgtcagccacggttacatACTTTATCCATTCGAAAACTTagttttctttggaatatatctgtcttgcactttcctcacttctcgcataaactccagccactgctgctctgccgtcctccctgctagtgtccctttccagtcaaccttggccagttcctctctcatgctactgtaatttcctttactccactgaaatactgacacatctgattttggcttctctttctcaaatttcacagtgtactcaatcatgttgtcatcactaagggttccttcacttccatctctctaattacctctgtttcatcacacaatacccaatccagtacagccgatcccctagtgggctcaacaacaagctgttctaaaaagccatctcatagacattctagaaattctctctcttgagatccagtgcagaactgattttcccaatccactcttccagtagcgatctgattttcccaatgattTTCCTTGCTTTTGACCCCCTGTCAAAAGTTCTGCTAATGTGAATAGATCAGCGAGTAAAAGacaacctgatttccaaaaggcataaagttagagatgacacatttctttaatatttaagcaagattacatttttatttcaatctattacagtttcaaaataacaaaaaaaggaaaagggccagaaGCAAATGTTTGGGCGCCCTACATTTTCAGtagcaccccctttggcaagtatcacagcttgcagACACTTTTTTTAGCCagccaagagtctttcaattcttgtttgggcaaATTTCTGGGTTCGGACATTAGTAGCAATGTACTAACTGTGGAAATTACAAACCACAATATTATTAGAATCACAGAGCCAAGCAGCAATGAAACAGGCCTATCAGCCCTTCTAGTCAATGCTGACCTGTTTTTGTTGTTACTGCCCATTTCCAGCTACCTGCATCagagcctccatacacctcccacccACGTCCTCACCCAAATCCCTCTTTAGTgtctaaatcaaacccacatcctccacttccactggcagctcattccacactctcaccaacctcttcaccaa comes from the Hypanus sabinus isolate sHypSab1 unplaced genomic scaffold, sHypSab1.hap1 scaffold_80, whole genome shotgun sequence genome and includes:
- the LOC132390176 gene encoding zinc finger protein 226-like — translated: MDHQRVHTEERPFTCSDCGKGFTYSSQLKIHQRIHTGERPFTCSDCGKGFTQLAGLQAHQSVHTGERPFTCSDCGKGFTSSSQLKVHQRVHTGERPFNCSDCGKGFTQLANLQAHQSVHTGERPFSCLDCGKGFNSSSKLKVHQQVHTGERPFTCSDCGKGFTQLANLQAHQSIHTGEWPFKCLECGKGFIRSSQLKVHQSVHSGERPFTCSNCGKGFTLSSQLKVHQRVHTGERPFTCSDCGKGFTQLSGLQAHQSVHTGERPFNCSDCGKGFTRLSSLQAHHSVHTGERPFTCSVCGKGFTLSSCLLTHQSVHTGEWPFTCSHCGKGFTRSSQLKVHQRVHTGERPFTCLDCGKGFTSSSQLKVHQRVHTGERPFTCSDCGKGFTQLATLQAHHLVHTGERPFNCSDCGKGFTRSSQLKVHQRVHTGERPFTCSDCGKGFTQLAGLQAHQSVHTEERPFTCIFCGKGFTQSSQLKVHERIHTGERPFTCSDCGKGFTRSSRLLTHQSVHTGERPLTSC